TGGTATGTGTGTTTACGAGTGACTATTCACGTAAAGAAGGTGTGAAGCCTTTTACGCTTTTTACCCGCTATCTGCTGAAAGGCTTTAAAAAGTAAGGGGGAGAAGCAAGTGAGCTGGTATACAGGAAATAACTCACAAACGCCGTTCTCTATGTTTTCTGCCGAACATCTGTTGATGATTATTATTTTTTTCCTGGGGATTGCCGTTATTTACGCGCTGAAGAGCAGAATCAAAAACCGACGTTTAAGAAAATATGAGATTGCCATTGCGGTTTCCTTACTGCTGTTTGAAACTGCCTACCATGGTTGGCTGATTACAACAGGGCAGTGGGGGAAGAATCATGCTCTGCCTCTTGAGCTCTGTAATATCAGCCTTGTATTCGTGATTGTCCTGATGCTCACACGGCACAGGGCCATTCATTCTCTTGTTTTGTTTATTGGAATAGCAGGTGCCATTCAGGCGATTGTGACTCCTGTACTTTCCTACGGGTTCCCTCATTTTCGTTTTGTCCATTTCTTTTATACCCACATTCTAATCATTTGGGTATCCGTCTACTTTGTGGTTATTCACAACTACAGGCCGCGATTTTTAAGCGTCCTTATAGCTCTTCTGTTTCTGAATATTCTGCTTCCTGTAATCATCTGGATAAATCACAGTGTAAACGGAAATTACTGGTTCTTATCTGAAAAACCGGCCGGAGGAAGTCTTCTGGATTATCTGGGCCCGCACCCGTGGTACATCCTCAGTCTGCAGGGTGTTGCCTTCGTTCTT
This DNA window, taken from Alteribacter keqinensis, encodes the following:
- a CDS encoding TIGR02206 family membrane protein, with product MSWYTGNNSQTPFSMFSAEHLLMIIIFFLGIAVIYALKSRIKNRRLRKYEIAIAVSLLLFETAYHGWLITTGQWGKNHALPLELCNISLVFVIVLMLTRHRAIHSLVLFIGIAGAIQAIVTPVLSYGFPHFRFVHFFYTHILIIWVSVYFVVIHNYRPRFLSVLIALLFLNILLPVIIWINHSVNGNYWFLSEKPAGGSLLDYLGPHPWYILSLQGVAFVLFTLIWLVFKKR